A window from Synechococcus sp. RSCCF101 encodes these proteins:
- the ureG gene encoding urease accessory protein UreG: MSQLRVGVAGPVGSGKTALVETLCRRLRDRLEMAVVTNDIYTQEDAQFLTRAGALAPERIRGVETGGCPHTAIREDCSINRAAVEELEGCFPDLALVLVESGGDNLAASFSPELVDCCIYVIDVAAGDKIPRKGGPGITRSDLLVINKTDLAERVGADLGVMERDTRRMRGERPWCFTNLRSGEGVETVLAFLLQQLPNAPASR, translated from the coding sequence ATGAGTCAGCTTCGGGTGGGCGTGGCCGGACCGGTGGGATCGGGCAAGACGGCCCTGGTGGAGACCCTCTGCCGCCGGCTGCGGGACCGGCTCGAGATGGCGGTGGTCACCAACGACATCTACACGCAGGAGGACGCCCAGTTCCTGACGCGGGCCGGCGCCCTGGCGCCGGAGCGGATCCGGGGGGTCGAGACCGGCGGCTGCCCCCACACCGCCATCCGGGAGGACTGCTCGATCAACCGGGCGGCCGTGGAGGAGCTGGAGGGCTGCTTCCCGGATCTGGCCCTGGTGCTGGTGGAGAGCGGCGGCGACAACCTGGCGGCGAGCTTCAGCCCGGAGCTGGTCGACTGCTGCATCTATGTGATCGACGTGGCCGCCGGCGACAAGATCCCCCGCAAGGGCGGCCCGGGCATCACCCGCTCCGACCTGCTGGTGATCAACAAGACCGATCTGGCGGAGCGGGTGGGGGCCGACCTGGGCGTCATGGAGCGGGACACGCGGCGGATGCGGGGCGAGCGGCCCTGGTGCTTCACCAACCTGCGCAGCGGTGAGGGTGTCGAGACCGTGCTGGCGTTCCTGTTGCAACAGCTACCGAATGCCCCCGCCTCGCGGTGA
- the urtA gene encoding urea ABC transporter substrate-binding protein codes for MNISLAKRVAAGFAATALGVTITACGGGGGGDTAGGDFDGEVKVGILHSLSGTMAISETTLKEVEEMAIKEINDAGGVEVDGKSYKIVATSEDGASDWPTFAEKSQKLIDADGVAVVFGGWTSASRKAMLPVYEAKNHMLFYPIQYEGQECSRNIFYTGAVPNQQAEPAVDWLFETYGDTYGKKVYLVGSDYVYPRTANTIIKEQVKSLGGETVGEDYIPLGNTEVAPIIAKIKEEFPDGGIIINTLNGDSNVALFKQFKAAGIDPDKYPIMSFSIAEEEIRQIGPEYVTGTYAAWNYFMSLGTEAANNFNEAFLSMYGEDRVTNDPMESAYNMVYLWKAAVEKAGTFEDLDAVRTAMIGIQLDAPQGPIEMYPNHHISQTVRIGKVQENGQFEILWDSGEPVPPITWNQFVPETKGYTCDWTQDRPDAGKFKM; via the coding sequence ATGAACATTTCCCTTGCCAAGCGTGTTGCTGCCGGCTTCGCAGCAACAGCCCTGGGCGTCACCATCACGGCCTGCGGCGGTGGCGGTGGTGGTGACACCGCCGGTGGTGACTTCGACGGCGAAGTGAAAGTGGGCATCCTCCACTCCCTGAGTGGAACGATGGCCATCTCCGAGACCACCCTCAAGGAGGTGGAGGAGATGGCGATCAAGGAGATCAACGACGCCGGTGGCGTCGAAGTGGACGGCAAGAGCTACAAGATTGTCGCCACCTCCGAAGACGGCGCCTCCGACTGGCCCACCTTCGCTGAAAAATCCCAGAAGCTGATCGATGCCGATGGCGTGGCCGTCGTCTTCGGTGGCTGGACCTCGGCCAGCCGCAAGGCCATGCTTCCGGTCTATGAAGCGAAGAACCACATGCTCTTCTACCCGATTCAGTACGAAGGGCAGGAGTGCTCCCGCAACATCTTCTATACCGGCGCTGTTCCCAACCAGCAGGCTGAACCGGCTGTTGACTGGCTGTTTGAGACCTACGGCGACACCTACGGCAAGAAGGTGTATCTGGTCGGTTCCGACTACGTCTACCCCCGTACCGCCAATACCATCATCAAGGAACAGGTCAAGAGCCTGGGTGGTGAAACCGTTGGTGAGGACTACATCCCTCTGGGCAACACGGAGGTGGCTCCGATCATCGCCAAGATCAAGGAGGAATTCCCTGATGGCGGCATCATCATCAACACTCTGAACGGCGACTCCAACGTCGCTCTGTTCAAGCAGTTCAAGGCCGCCGGCATCGATCCGGACAAGTATCCGATCATGTCCTTCTCCATCGCCGAGGAGGAGATCCGCCAGATCGGTCCTGAGTATGTGACCGGCACCTACGCGGCCTGGAACTACTTCATGTCGCTCGGCACCGAGGCCGCCAACAACTTCAACGAAGCCTTCCTCTCCATGTATGGCGAGGACCGGGTCACCAACGACCCGATGGAGTCGGCCTACAACATGGTCTACCTCTGGAAGGCCGCTGTTGAGAAGGCCGGTACCTTCGAGGATCTCGATGCCGTTCGTACGGCGATGATCGGCATTCAGCTCGATGCGCCCCAGGGCCCGATCGAGATGTACCCCAACCACCACATCTCCCAGACCGTCCGGATCGGCAAGGTTCAGGAGAACGGTCAGTTCGAGATTCTCTGGGACAGCGGCGAGCCGGTTCCCCCGATCACCTGGAACCAGTTCGTGCCCGAGACCAAGGGCTACACCTGCGACTGGACTCAGGATCGTCCTGACGCGGGCAAGTTCAAGATGTGA
- the urtB gene encoding urea ABC transporter permease subunit UrtB, whose product MDLVLSQLLDGVSIGSVLLLAATGLAIVFGLMGVINLAHGELMMIGAYVTFVVQNLFRPLGEGLFQLYYPVALVAAFLVTAVVGVVLEKTLIRQLYGRPLETLLATWGVSLILIQLVRSVSLAMTLGVALTVVVGLLVPRFIPAGIKRKAFFPYLRGVIWIAASAAGLALINGVSGVRFLSSPWFGPRNIDVTAPKWLSGSWGNIGGIELPGIRIFIIILSAVLLAAVAWFLSKSVWGLRIRSVTQNREMSNCLGIPTDSVDSITFGLGSGLAGVAGCAIALLGSVGPNLGASYIVSCFMVIVLGGVGNLVGTVIASMLLGIIQSIIGSGSLLIAFPDMPGAARAVVEFFATTSMSLVLIFIFIIAFLQFRPSGMFPQKGRSVEA is encoded by the coding sequence ATGGACCTCGTACTTTCACAACTTCTTGATGGCGTCAGCATCGGCTCGGTGCTATTGCTTGCGGCCACAGGTCTCGCCATCGTCTTCGGCCTGATGGGCGTCATCAACCTCGCCCATGGCGAGCTGATGATGATCGGCGCCTATGTGACCTTTGTTGTTCAGAACCTCTTCCGCCCCCTTGGAGAAGGCCTGTTCCAGCTGTATTACCCCGTGGCGCTGGTTGCTGCTTTTCTCGTCACCGCGGTGGTGGGGGTGGTTCTGGAGAAGACCCTGATCCGCCAGCTGTACGGTCGCCCCCTGGAAACCCTGCTGGCCACCTGGGGTGTGAGCCTGATCCTGATTCAGCTGGTTCGCAGTGTCTCACTGGCGATGACGCTGGGTGTGGCCCTCACGGTGGTCGTGGGTCTGCTGGTGCCGCGCTTCATTCCCGCCGGCATCAAGCGCAAGGCCTTTTTCCCCTACCTGCGCGGCGTGATCTGGATCGCGGCTTCCGCGGCCGGCCTGGCCCTGATCAACGGTGTGTCCGGCGTCCGTTTTCTCTCCTCCCCCTGGTTCGGTCCTCGCAACATTGATGTGACGGCGCCCAAGTGGCTGTCGGGAAGCTGGGGCAACATCGGTGGCATCGAGCTGCCGGGCATCCGGATTTTCATCATCATTCTCTCGGCGGTGCTGCTGGCCGCTGTCGCCTGGTTCCTGAGCAAGAGTGTCTGGGGGCTGCGCATCCGCTCGGTGACCCAGAACCGGGAGATGAGCAACTGCCTCGGCATTCCCACCGACAGCGTCGACAGCATCACCTTCGGACTCGGCTCCGGCCTGGCCGGAGTGGCCGGCTGTGCGATCGCGCTGCTCGGGTCCGTTGGTCCCAACCTCGGCGCGTCCTACATCGTGTCCTGCTTCATGGTGATCGTGCTCGGTGGTGTGGGCAATCTGGTGGGAACCGTGATTGCCTCGATGCTGCTGGGGATCATTCAATCGATCATCGGTTCCGGTTCGCTGCTCATCGCCTTCCCGGACATGCCCGGCGCCGCCAGGGCCGTGGTGGAGTTCTTCGCGACCACCAGCATGTCGCTGGTGCTGATCTTCATCTTCATCATCGCCTTCCTCCAGTTCCGTCCCAGCGGCATGTTCCCGCAGAAGGGACGCTCCGTTGAGGCCTGA
- the urtC gene encoding urea ABC transporter permease subunit UrtC, with amino-acid sequence MTLFRKLIPWILLAFAFFVLPSILSEFRLNLFGRYFSLAIVALGIDLIWGYTGLLSLGQGIFFTLGGYAIAMHLLLVTQNDFTTGSNGLPKFFENYGVDQLPFFWQPFWSFPVTLVAIWVIPAVVAGLVGYLIFRNRIKGVYFSIITQASLMVFFHFFNGQQKLVNGTNGLKTSTTELFGQLVGSDGSQLIFYRLTLILLPIAYLICKALTTRRFGDALIAIRDDEQRLRFAGFNPVPFKVVVFVVAGALAGISGALYTVQSGIVSPQFMSISMSIEMVIWVAVGGRGTLIGPIIGAVVVNYLRSLVSEALPEVWLFVQGGLFIFVVVLMPDGIYGWFTKGGFTSMLAAFGIAPKTDTYPRIDLDESIQMEAETIEKKV; translated from the coding sequence ATGACCCTCTTCCGCAAGCTGATCCCCTGGATCCTTCTGGCCTTCGCCTTCTTCGTGCTCCCATCGATCCTGAGTGAGTTCCGGCTCAATCTCTTCGGTCGCTACTTCTCGCTCGCCATCGTTGCTCTTGGAATCGACCTCATCTGGGGCTACACCGGTCTGCTGAGCCTGGGCCAGGGCATCTTCTTCACCCTGGGTGGCTATGCCATCGCCATGCACCTGCTGCTGGTCACCCAGAACGACTTCACCACCGGCTCCAACGGCCTGCCCAAGTTCTTTGAGAACTACGGCGTCGACCAGCTGCCCTTCTTCTGGCAGCCGTTCTGGTCGTTCCCGGTCACCCTTGTGGCCATCTGGGTGATTCCGGCTGTGGTGGCGGGGCTGGTGGGCTATCTCATCTTTCGCAACCGCATCAAGGGCGTCTATTTCTCGATCATCACCCAGGCGTCGTTGATGGTGTTCTTTCACTTCTTCAACGGCCAGCAGAAGCTTGTCAATGGCACCAACGGCCTCAAGACCAGCACCACCGAACTCTTCGGCCAGCTGGTGGGTTCCGATGGTTCGCAGCTGATCTTCTACCGCCTGACCCTGATTCTGCTCCCCATTGCCTATCTGATCTGCAAAGCCCTCACCACACGCCGCTTCGGTGATGCGCTGATCGCCATTCGTGATGACGAGCAGCGGCTTCGCTTCGCAGGCTTCAACCCCGTTCCCTTCAAGGTGGTGGTGTTCGTGGTGGCCGGTGCCCTCGCCGGTATCTCCGGCGCGCTCTATACGGTGCAATCCGGCATCGTCTCGCCGCAGTTCATGTCGATCTCGATGTCGATCGAGATGGTCATCTGGGTTGCCGTGGGAGGCCGCGGCACCCTGATCGGACCGATCATCGGCGCCGTGGTGGTCAACTACCTCCGCAGCCTTGTGAGTGAGGCGCTGCCCGAGGTCTGGCTGTTCGTTCAGGGCGGCCTGTTCATCTTCGTGGTGGTGTTGATGCCGGATGGCATTTATGGCTGGTTCACCAAGGGCGGCTTCACTTCCATGCTCGCCGCCTTCGGCATCGCGCCCAAGACCGACACCTACCCGCGCATCGATCTCGACGAATCGATCCAGATGGAAGCCGAAACCATCGAGAAGAAGGTCTAG
- the urtD gene encoding urea ABC transporter ATP-binding protein UrtD, producing the protein MATPILELKDVSVDFDGFFALTDLSISLQPGELRSIIGPNGAGKTTFLDVITGKVKPTKGSVLLRGGSLSGKSEQRISRMGVGRKFQTPRVFENLTVIRNLELAASPRKTAYHLFAETLEPAVKDEVHRIMEYVGLAPYAKVEAGSLSHGQKQWLAISMLVAQSPDIILLDEPVAGLTDEETDRTAELIKSLAGEHTVVVIEHDMEFIRSLAAPVTVLHQGKLLTEGSLDDVKADPRVIEVYLGQSDDD; encoded by the coding sequence ATGGCCACTCCCATCCTTGAACTGAAGGACGTGAGCGTCGACTTCGACGGCTTCTTCGCCCTCACCGACCTCTCGATCAGCCTGCAGCCAGGAGAGCTGCGTTCGATCATCGGCCCGAACGGCGCCGGCAAGACCACCTTCCTCGATGTGATCACCGGCAAGGTCAAGCCCACCAAGGGTTCGGTGCTGCTGCGGGGCGGCAGCCTCAGCGGCAAGTCTGAGCAGCGTATCTCACGCATGGGTGTGGGCCGGAAGTTCCAGACCCCGCGCGTGTTCGAGAACCTCACCGTGATCCGCAACCTGGAACTGGCGGCGTCACCCCGCAAGACGGCCTATCACCTGTTTGCCGAAACCCTGGAGCCTGCGGTGAAGGATGAGGTGCACCGGATCATGGAGTATGTGGGCCTGGCGCCCTACGCGAAGGTGGAAGCCGGCTCCCTCTCGCACGGCCAGAAGCAGTGGCTGGCGATCTCGATGCTGGTGGCCCAGTCGCCGGACATCATCCTGCTTGATGAGCCCGTGGCCGGCCTCACCGATGAGGAAACCGATCGCACGGCTGAGCTGATCAAGTCGCTGGCCGGAGAGCACACCGTTGTCGTGATCGAGCACGACATGGAGTTCATTCGCTCCCTCGCGGCTCCTGTGACCGTGCTGCACCAGGGCAAACTGCTCACCGAAGGCAGCCTGGATGACGTGAAGGCCGATCCGCGCGTAATCGAGGTGTATCTCGGCCAATCCGACGACGACTGA
- the urtE gene encoding urea ABC transporter ATP-binding subunit UrtE, whose amino-acid sequence MTQTTVHPTATKTILRASGLNVYYGESHILRDVDLHIPEGEMICLIGRNGVGKTTFLKTIIGLLSQRSGVIEYQGQELLRQPPHQRARHGIGYVSQGRDIIPRLTVRENLMLGMEALPGGMGRNRRIDPIVYELFPILEQFLNRRGGDLSGGQQQQLAIARALLGKPKLLLLDEPTEGIQPSIILDIERAVQRIIKETGISILLVEQHLHFVRQSDFYYAMQRGGIVSSGPTSQLSDAVIEEFLTV is encoded by the coding sequence ATGACCCAGACGACCGTCCACCCCACCGCCACCAAGACCATCCTCAGGGCGAGTGGCCTGAATGTGTATTACGGCGAGAGCCACATCCTGCGCGATGTGGATCTGCACATTCCCGAAGGCGAGATGATCTGCCTGATCGGTCGCAACGGGGTGGGCAAGACCACCTTTCTGAAGACGATCATCGGGCTCCTCTCCCAGCGCTCCGGCGTGATCGAGTACCAGGGCCAGGAGCTGCTGCGTCAGCCGCCTCACCAGCGGGCGCGCCATGGCATCGGCTACGTGTCCCAGGGGCGCGACATCATTCCCCGGCTCACCGTGCGGGAGAACCTGATGCTGGGCATGGAGGCCCTGCCCGGTGGCATGGGGCGCAACCGCCGCATCGACCCGATCGTCTATGAGCTGTTTCCGATCCTCGAGCAGTTCCTGAACCGTCGCGGCGGTGATCTCAGCGGTGGTCAGCAGCAGCAACTGGCGATTGCCCGGGCACTGCTGGGCAAGCCCAAGCTGCTGCTTCTGGATGAGCCCACCGAAGGCATTCAGCCGTCGATCATTCTCGACATCGAGCGCGCGGTGCAGCGCATCATCAAGGAGACCGGCATCAGCATTCTGCTGGTGGAGCAGCACCTCCACTTCGTGCGCCAGTCGGATTTCTATTACGCCATGCAGCGGGGCGGCATCGTCTCGAGCGGCCCCACCTCACAGCTGTCGGACGCGGTGATCGAGGAGTTCCTCACCGTCTGA
- a CDS encoding FmdB family zinc ribbon protein, which translates to MPVYEFRCTSGDCPTYEVWREIDRRDVDTDCPVCSAPGQRIFQPPMTLSSGLRLKQERREPELVSRKNLEPRAEKPRLKESTARPWMVTRGC; encoded by the coding sequence ATGCCCGTCTACGAATTCCGATGCACCAGCGGCGACTGCCCCACCTACGAGGTGTGGCGTGAGATCGACCGCCGCGACGTCGACACCGACTGCCCGGTCTGCTCCGCCCCGGGCCAGCGGATCTTTCAACCGCCCATGACCCTCTCCAGCGGACTGCGCCTGAAGCAGGAACGGCGCGAACCGGAGCTGGTGAGCCGCAAAAATCTGGAACCGCGGGCCGAGAAGCCGCGGCTCAAGGAGAGCACGGCCCGACCCTGGATGGTCACACGGGGCTGCTGA
- the fmdA gene encoding formamidase, whose protein sequence is MPKTLFKVDLTKPMDQQELPGHNRWHPDIPAVASVNPGEVFRIECKDWTDGQIKNNDSPQDVADVNLEVVHVLSGPIWVNGAQPGDILVVDILEVGALQGDEWGFNGIFARENGGGFLTDHFPKAGKSIWDLEGIYTSSRHIPGVRFAGITHPGLIGCAPSHELLKEWNRRETELVNTAPDRRTYGAGLSGSEPVLAALPNPNSAILGTTAASDFERIANEAARTVPPREHGGNCDIKNLTKGTRIYFPVYVEGGKLSMGDIHFSQGDGEISFCGAIEMSGYLDLHVDVIKGGMAKYSMVNPMFKTSPVEPHYSDYLVFEGISVDESSGKQYYMDVHIAYRRACLNAIEYLKKFGYTGEQAYMLLSCAPVEGRVSGIVDIPNACCTLAIPTSIFEKDILPC, encoded by the coding sequence ATGCCGAAGACCCTTTTCAAGGTGGATCTCACCAAGCCCATGGATCAGCAGGAGCTGCCGGGGCACAACCGCTGGCATCCCGACATCCCCGCCGTCGCATCGGTCAATCCGGGCGAGGTGTTCCGGATCGAATGCAAGGACTGGACCGACGGTCAGATCAAGAACAACGACAGCCCCCAGGACGTCGCGGACGTGAACCTGGAAGTGGTGCACGTGCTGAGCGGCCCCATCTGGGTCAACGGCGCCCAGCCCGGCGACATCCTCGTGGTGGACATTCTCGAGGTGGGCGCCCTCCAAGGTGACGAATGGGGCTTCAACGGCATCTTCGCCAGGGAGAACGGCGGCGGCTTCCTCACCGACCACTTCCCCAAGGCGGGCAAATCGATCTGGGATCTGGAGGGCATCTACACCAGCTCCCGCCACATCCCCGGCGTGCGCTTCGCCGGCATCACCCACCCGGGCCTGATCGGCTGCGCCCCCTCCCACGAACTGCTCAAGGAGTGGAACCGGCGTGAGACCGAACTCGTCAACACCGCCCCCGACCGCCGCACCTACGGTGCCGGCCTCTCCGGCAGTGAGCCGGTTCTGGCGGCTCTGCCCAACCCCAACAGCGCCATCCTCGGCACCACCGCCGCATCGGACTTCGAGCGCATCGCCAACGAGGCGGCCCGCACCGTGCCCCCACGGGAGCATGGCGGCAACTGCGACATCAAGAACCTGACCAAGGGAACGCGCATCTACTTCCCTGTCTACGTGGAGGGCGGCAAGCTCTCGATGGGCGACATCCACTTCTCCCAGGGAGACGGCGAGATCTCCTTCTGCGGAGCGATCGAGATGTCCGGCTACCTCGATCTGCATGTGGATGTGATCAAGGGTGGCATGGCCAAGTACAGCATGGTCAACCCGATGTTCAAGACCAGCCCGGTGGAGCCCCACTACAGCGATTACCTGGTGTTCGAGGGGATTTCGGTCGACGAATCCAGTGGCAAGCAGTACTACATGGATGTGCACATCGCCTACAGGCGTGCCTGCCTCAATGCCATCGAGTACCTGAAAAAGTTCGGCTACACCGGCGAGCAGGCCTACATGCTGCTCAGCTGTGCGCCGGTGGAGGGTCGGGTCAGCGGCATCGTCGACATCCCCAACGCCTGCTGCACGCTGGCGATCCCCACCAGCATCTTCGAGAAGGACATCCTCCCCTGCTGA
- a CDS encoding aminotransferase class IV: MSAAPPAPIACLLQEDGSELWGPPHQLTLPLDERGLLLADGVFETVLVLEARPQLLEAHLRRWRAGATFLRLPQPPGASVIGALLAEAVRRSGIRNGALRLNWSRGGGGRGLLPAEAGSGRSRFWLQLSPARPSHDPVRLVLSRLHCRNGHSPLSRHKCFAYTGSVLARLEARNAGADDALLASSRGGIACATAANVLVADPGRRGSEAGWLTPPLSSGCLPGVMRGRALQLGLAREAALTAAQVLRGPTLLLNSLGCRPLGCSPALAHRLFGLLLRDEGAALPGSAEDAGDSRDGE, from the coding sequence GTGAGCGCTGCACCGCCGGCCCCCATCGCCTGCCTCCTGCAGGAGGACGGCTCCGAGCTCTGGGGACCACCGCACCAGCTGACCCTGCCGCTGGATGAGCGGGGCCTGCTCCTGGCGGACGGCGTGTTCGAAACGGTGCTCGTGCTGGAGGCAAGGCCCCAGCTGCTGGAGGCCCACCTGCGGCGCTGGCGGGCCGGTGCCACCTTTCTGAGGCTGCCCCAGCCCCCGGGAGCCTCCGTCATCGGGGCGCTGCTGGCGGAGGCGGTGCGCCGCAGCGGCATCCGCAACGGTGCCCTGCGGCTGAACTGGAGCCGGGGCGGCGGCGGCCGCGGGCTGCTGCCGGCCGAGGCCGGATCGGGGCGGTCCCGCTTCTGGCTGCAGCTCAGCCCCGCGCGTCCCAGCCACGATCCGGTGCGGCTGGTGCTCAGCCGGCTGCACTGCCGCAACGGCCACAGCCCACTGAGCCGTCACAAGTGCTTCGCCTACACGGGCAGCGTGCTGGCTCGCCTCGAAGCGCGCAACGCCGGAGCGGACGACGCCCTGCTGGCCAGCAGCCGTGGTGGCATCGCCTGTGCCACGGCGGCGAACGTGCTGGTGGCGGATCCCGGGCGGCGGGGCAGCGAGGCCGGCTGGCTGACGCCGCCCCTCAGCAGCGGCTGCCTGCCGGGTGTGATGCGGGGCCGGGCCCTGCAGCTGGGTCTGGCCCGGGAAGCGGCGCTCACGGCCGCGCAGGTGCTGCGGGGACCCACCCTGCTGCTCAACAGCCTGGGCTGCCGGCCGCTGGGGTGCAGCCCGGCGCTGGCTCACCGGCTGTTCGGGCTCCTGCTGCGGGACGAGGGAGCCGCTTTGCCAGGATCCGCCGAAGACGCCGGGGACAGCCGGGATGGGGAATGA
- a CDS encoding anthranilate synthase component I family protein: MSGDLSREALPWRPPEELVPQLAQAFGRDGLSWLDGDGSPLGRRAVVGLRPEETLLCEGLPGSPGARNPFALLAELVGSGERWLAWLAYEAGAWVEPAEHWQSPRLPVLRACRHDALLHFDLAERTLQLEGRPQALRRWREPVRELLETRPVPPPAEPAIPQEAWQWLTPPERFREQVGQLRQLIAAGDLFQANLTACRRAERARPPDPLALYLRLRRRCPAPFSGLMVSGEHAVLSTSMERFLQVSATGQVETRPIKGTRPRAADPIADADAAAELVCSPKDRAENVMIVDLMRHDLGRLCRPGSIRVPQLVGLESYARVHHLTSVVRGELAAGHAAAALLRACWPPGSISGAPKIRACQRLNELEPIARGPYCGSFLLCNGDGSLDSNVLIRSVMVQGRHLQAHAGCGIVADSDPSAEARELEWKLQPLLDALAADA; encoded by the coding sequence GTGAGCGGCGACCTGAGCCGCGAGGCCCTGCCCTGGCGCCCGCCGGAGGAGCTGGTGCCACAGCTGGCGCAGGCCTTCGGCCGCGACGGGCTCAGCTGGCTCGATGGCGACGGCAGCCCCCTGGGCCGCCGGGCCGTGGTGGGCCTCCGGCCCGAGGAGACTCTGCTGTGCGAGGGCCTGCCCGGCAGCCCCGGCGCCCGCAATCCCTTCGCCCTGCTGGCCGAGCTGGTCGGCAGTGGCGAGCGCTGGCTGGCCTGGCTGGCCTACGAGGCCGGCGCCTGGGTGGAGCCGGCCGAGCACTGGCAGAGCCCCCGGCTGCCGGTGCTGCGGGCCTGCCGGCATGACGCACTGCTCCACTTCGACCTGGCCGAACGCACGCTGCAGCTGGAAGGCCGGCCGCAGGCCCTGCGCCGCTGGCGGGAGCCGGTCCGGGAGCTGCTGGAGACCCGGCCGGTCCCGCCGCCCGCCGAGCCGGCCATCCCGCAGGAGGCCTGGCAGTGGCTCACCCCGCCCGAGCGCTTCCGGGAGCAGGTGGGCCAGCTGCGACAACTGATCGCCGCCGGGGATCTGTTCCAGGCCAATCTCACCGCCTGCCGGCGCGCCGAACGGGCGCGGCCTCCCGACCCGCTGGCCCTCTATCTGCGGCTGCGGCGGCGCTGCCCCGCCCCCTTCTCCGGCCTGATGGTGAGCGGCGAGCACGCCGTGCTCTCCACCTCGATGGAGCGGTTTCTGCAGGTGAGCGCCACGGGGCAGGTGGAGACCCGGCCGATCAAGGGCACGCGGCCCCGGGCCGCCGACCCGATCGCCGATGCCGATGCGGCCGCCGAGCTGGTCTGCAGCCCGAAGGACCGGGCCGAGAACGTGATGATCGTGGATCTGATGCGGCACGACCTCGGCCGGCTCTGCCGGCCCGGCAGCATCCGCGTCCCCCAGCTGGTGGGGCTGGAGAGCTACGCCCGCGTGCATCACCTCACCTCGGTGGTGCGGGGCGAGCTCGCCGCTGGCCACGCCGCCGCCGCGCTGCTGCGGGCCTGCTGGCCGCCCGGTTCCATCAGCGGGGCTCCGAAGATCCGGGCCTGCCAGCGGCTCAACGAGCTGGAGCCGATCGCCCGGGGCCCCTACTGCGGCAGCTTCCTGCTCTGCAACGGCGACGGCAGCCTCGACAGCAACGTGCTGATCCGCAGCGTGATGGTGCAGGGCCGCCACCTGCAGGCCCATGCCGGCTGCGGCATCGTGGCCGACTCCGATCCGTCCGCCGAAGCCCGCGAGCTGGAGTGGAAACTCCAGCCCCTGCTGGACGCGCTGGCCGCTGACGCGTGA
- the queC gene encoding 7-cyano-7-deazaguanine synthase QueC, whose amino-acid sequence MTAAATSAPGPAGTAVALLSGGLDSATAAALALEDGQRVIGLSFDYGQRHRRELEAAAVVAGSLGLAEHHTIRVDLARWGGSSLTDAAMALPQQGVEAGRIPSTYVPGRNTVFIAIALSLAEARGAGRLVLGVNAIDYSGYPDCRPDYLEAFQHLANLSSKAGREGHAPRLWAPLVQWSKTRIVQEALRLNVPIASTWSCYSGGSEPCGLCDSCRIRDAALIEAGRPDLASPRARRALEAG is encoded by the coding sequence ATGACCGCAGCTGCCACTTCCGCCCCGGGTCCGGCCGGCACCGCCGTGGCCCTTCTCTCGGGCGGCCTGGATTCCGCCACCGCCGCCGCCCTGGCCCTGGAGGACGGGCAACGGGTGATCGGCCTCTCCTTCGACTACGGCCAGCGCCACCGGCGCGAACTGGAGGCCGCCGCCGTGGTGGCCGGGAGCCTCGGGCTGGCCGAGCACCACACCATCCGGGTGGATCTGGCCCGCTGGGGCGGCTCCTCCCTCACCGATGCCGCCATGGCCCTGCCCCAGCAGGGCGTGGAGGCCGGGCGCATCCCCAGCACCTACGTGCCGGGCCGCAACACCGTGTTCATCGCCATCGCCCTGAGCCTGGCGGAGGCGCGCGGCGCCGGCCGCCTCGTGCTGGGGGTGAACGCCATCGACTACTCAGGCTATCCCGACTGCCGTCCCGACTACCTGGAAGCCTTCCAGCACCTGGCGAACCTCAGCAGCAAGGCCGGCCGGGAGGGACACGCGCCGCGCCTCTGGGCGCCCCTGGTGCAGTGGAGCAAGACCCGCATCGTGCAGGAGGCCCTGCGCCTGAATGTGCCGATCGCCAGCACCTGGAGCTGCTACAGCGGCGGCAGCGAACCCTGCGGTCTCTGCGACAGCTGCCGCATCCGCGATGCGGCCCTGATCGAGGCCGGACGCCCGGATCTGGCCAGCCCGCGGGCCCGGCGGGCCCTCGAGGCCGGGTGA